Proteins encoded within one genomic window of Posidoniimonas corsicana:
- a CDS encoding GNAT family N-acetyltransferase: MNVELKLTDRQDAYVVQNLWPLYRHDVSEFDASFVANRHGLFDCGDRLPTLAEHTQHETARWWTDPAALFPYLILVDGRPAGFNLVAARSSLPAGIDADFVVHEFFVLHAHRGRKVAERAAVLGFDAHPGSWEVVTWPTHTRAIHFWRRTVSGYAAGEYREDEVDHPWGRRVAFRFESRGGQDA; this comes from the coding sequence ATGAACGTCGAGCTCAAGCTGACCGACCGGCAGGACGCCTACGTGGTCCAGAACCTGTGGCCCCTCTACCGGCACGATGTCTCTGAGTTCGACGCGAGCTTCGTGGCCAACCGCCATGGCCTGTTCGACTGCGGCGACCGCCTGCCGACGCTCGCCGAACACACCCAGCACGAGACCGCCCGCTGGTGGACCGACCCGGCGGCGCTGTTCCCCTACCTGATACTGGTTGACGGTCGCCCGGCCGGGTTCAACCTGGTCGCGGCGCGGTCGAGCCTGCCGGCCGGCATCGACGCCGATTTTGTTGTGCACGAGTTCTTCGTGCTGCACGCGCACCGCGGGCGGAAAGTCGCCGAGAGGGCCGCCGTGCTAGGGTTCGATGCGCACCCGGGCAGTTGGGAAGTGGTGACCTGGCCTACGCACACACGGGCAATCCACTTCTGGCGGCGGACGGTCAGCGGCTACGCCGCCGGAGAGTACCGCGAGGACGAGGTCGATCACCCGTGGGGCAGGCGGGTTGCCTTCCGGTTTGAAAGCCGCGGCGGGCAGGATGCCTAG
- a CDS encoding SMI1/KNR4 family protein, protein MPFRVDIRFLKETERKLGVMFPPSYVVRIVKANGGGVEAPPDVWLLYPILDTSDKKRLKRTCNDVVRETESANEWPDFPPSAVAIGGNGTGDQLIFLRQSSDPSLLTHEVYWWDHETGAVEKVADDLGDLPDA, encoded by the coding sequence ATGCCGTTTCGAGTCGACATCCGGTTCTTGAAAGAAACAGAACGCAAGCTAGGCGTTATGTTCCCGCCGTCGTACGTAGTTCGAATCGTGAAAGCCAATGGCGGGGGAGTTGAGGCTCCGCCAGATGTATGGCTGCTGTACCCAATACTTGATACCAGCGACAAAAAACGCCTCAAACGCACATGTAACGACGTCGTACGGGAAACAGAGTCGGCAAACGAGTGGCCCGATTTCCCTCCCAGCGCCGTTGCAATCGGTGGTAACGGCACTGGTGACCAGCTTATCTTTCTGCGGCAGTCGAGTGATCCGTCCCTACTAACACACGAAGTCTACTGGTGGGACCACGAGACAGGGGCAGTCGAAAAGGTGGCGGATGATCTTGGCGACCTTCCTGATGCCTAG
- a CDS encoding GCN5 family acetyltransferase: MNPPAVLDPDAVGTYPALAKAGGGYVWDEVLEYRVWCYPAKGAADECNGSDYYYSFGSYDEAHRFCQQTAGAEEVLALVLQREYLDEPAPGEFIHVAQERVTEWPVEFLSRPRRTAQTIPDFLSPSAPPNRLDILRGLVE; this comes from the coding sequence ATGAATCCACCTGCCGTACTAGACCCGGACGCCGTCGGCACGTATCCCGCATTGGCCAAGGCTGGCGGCGGGTACGTGTGGGACGAAGTGCTAGAGTACCGGGTGTGGTGCTACCCGGCGAAGGGCGCCGCGGATGAATGTAATGGCTCGGACTACTACTACTCGTTTGGAAGCTATGATGAAGCGCACCGGTTTTGTCAGCAAACCGCCGGAGCCGAAGAGGTGCTGGCGCTGGTGCTGCAGCGTGAGTACCTCGATGAACCAGCTCCCGGGGAGTTCATTCACGTCGCACAGGAGCGAGTGACAGAATGGCCGGTGGAATTCCTCTCTCGGCCGAGAAGGACCGCCCAAACTATCCCTGATTTCCTATCGCCGTCTGCTCCGCCGAACCGGTTGGACATACTGCGCGGACTGGTGGAGTGA
- a CDS encoding mechanosensitive ion channel family protein: MLSLLLAQAPAAQPPTTQPAAPQPPAAPAQAAANRPPVSAEEAAVDAVKENLLAPPPGVSKEAYNEFMTLKWTRLDAGEWTEIVTYYAVQWGARIGLALIVFYIAWTLAGWASMAVDRTLGRLKFDATLTKFLSRLVRWLVLLLAGLMCLSYFGVQTTSFAALIGAAGLAVGLAFQGTLSNFAAGAMLLLFRPFKVGDAVNVAGQTGVIDEISIFTTAMDTFDHKRIIIPNGEIFGAVIENITYHSYRRCDGDVGVSYSADIDQTRAVLEQVAASIEGVYPGKDPAVVLMGLGASSVDWSVRVWAPTADFLTIKQRLLREIKVRLDGEGIEIPFPQMDVHIDQPNAA, from the coding sequence ATGCTGTCTTTGCTGCTTGCCCAAGCGCCCGCCGCTCAGCCCCCCACCACGCAACCGGCCGCCCCCCAGCCGCCCGCCGCCCCGGCCCAGGCCGCGGCGAACAGGCCGCCGGTCTCCGCCGAGGAGGCCGCCGTCGACGCGGTGAAGGAGAACCTGCTGGCGCCGCCGCCCGGCGTGTCGAAGGAGGCGTACAACGAGTTCATGACCCTCAAGTGGACCCGGCTCGACGCGGGCGAGTGGACCGAGATCGTCACGTACTACGCGGTGCAGTGGGGCGCGCGCATCGGCCTGGCGCTGATCGTCTTCTACATCGCGTGGACGCTGGCGGGCTGGGCTTCGATGGCCGTGGACCGCACCCTCGGCCGGCTGAAGTTCGACGCCACGCTCACCAAGTTCCTCTCGCGGCTGGTCCGCTGGCTGGTGCTGCTCTTGGCCGGCCTTATGTGCCTGAGCTACTTCGGCGTGCAGACCACCAGCTTCGCCGCGCTGATCGGCGCCGCGGGCCTGGCGGTCGGCCTGGCGTTCCAGGGCACGTTGTCCAACTTCGCGGCGGGCGCGATGCTGCTCCTGTTCCGCCCCTTCAAGGTGGGCGACGCGGTGAACGTGGCCGGGCAGACCGGCGTGATCGACGAGATCTCGATCTTCACCACCGCGATGGACACGTTCGACCACAAGCGGATCATCATCCCCAACGGCGAGATCTTCGGCGCGGTGATCGAGAACATCACCTACCACTCCTACCGCCGCTGCGACGGCGACGTCGGCGTCAGCTACTCGGCCGACATCGACCAGACCCGGGCCGTGCTGGAGCAGGTGGCCGCCAGCATCGAGGGCGTGTACCCGGGCAAGGACCCGGCGGTCGTGCTGATGGGCCTGGGCGCTTCGAGCGTCGACTGGTCGGTCCGCGTGTGGGCGCCCACGGCCGACTTCCTGACCATCAAGCAGCGGCTGCTGCGCGAGATCAAGGTCCGGCTCGACGGCGAGGGGATCGAGATCCCGTTCCCGCAGATGGATGTGCACATCGATCAGCCGAACGCGGCGTAG
- the bioF gene encoding 8-amino-7-oxononanoate synthase: protein MPADSSPLSWLADALADLDARGLRRALRERGLPQTSEVEIDGRRLVNFSANDYLGLANHPLLAEAARHAIAHHGWGAGASPLVTGRSSLHAELERRLAEFEGEEAALLFPSGFAANAGVIPALADAGDAIFSDAKNHASLIDGCRLSRADTRVYPHNDVQELARLLAESSDRRRRLIVTDTLFSMDGDFAPLARIAELAVEHDAVLLVDEAHATGVWGATGRGCVEHFADQRPSIRDAAIVKIGTLSKALGCAGGFVAGSQQLIDYLANRARSYVFSTAHPAANCAAALAALGLVRDEPARRRRVRSLADSLRGRLRARGWDCGASVSQIVPVVLGDVDRTMQAAARLLEAGLLVPAIRPPTVPPGESLLRISLSADHREQQLERLIDVLGESS, encoded by the coding sequence ATGCCCGCTGATTCGTCCCCCCTGTCCTGGCTAGCCGACGCGCTCGCCGACCTCGACGCCCGGGGGTTGCGACGCGCGCTGCGGGAGCGGGGCCTGCCGCAGACCAGCGAAGTGGAGATCGACGGCCGGCGGCTGGTGAACTTCAGCGCCAACGACTACCTCGGCCTGGCCAACCACCCGCTGCTGGCCGAGGCGGCGCGCCACGCGATCGCCCATCACGGCTGGGGCGCCGGCGCGAGCCCGCTGGTCACCGGCCGCAGCTCGCTGCACGCCGAGCTGGAACGCCGGCTCGCCGAGTTTGAGGGCGAGGAGGCCGCGCTGCTGTTCCCGTCCGGCTTCGCCGCGAACGCGGGCGTGATCCCGGCGCTGGCCGACGCGGGCGACGCCATCTTCTCCGACGCCAAGAACCACGCCAGCCTGATCGACGGCTGCCGGCTGTCGCGGGCCGACACGCGGGTCTACCCCCACAACGATGTTCAAGAGCTGGCGCGGCTGCTCGCCGAGTCCTCCGACCGCCGCCGGCGGCTGATTGTGACCGATACGCTGTTCAGCATGGACGGGGACTTTGCGCCGCTAGCGCGGATCGCGGAGCTGGCCGTCGAGCACGACGCGGTGCTGCTGGTCGACGAGGCCCACGCCACCGGCGTGTGGGGCGCGACCGGCCGCGGCTGCGTCGAGCACTTCGCCGACCAGCGTCCCAGCATCCGCGACGCGGCCATCGTCAAGATCGGCACGCTCAGCAAGGCGCTCGGCTGCGCGGGCGGGTTTGTCGCCGGGTCGCAGCAGCTGATCGACTACCTGGCGAACCGCGCCCGCAGCTACGTGTTTTCGACCGCGCACCCGGCGGCCAACTGCGCGGCGGCCCTGGCGGCGCTCGGCCTGGTGCGGGACGAGCCGGCCCGGCGGCGGCGGGTGCGGTCGCTGGCCGACTCGCTCCGCGGCCGCCTGAGGGCGCGGGGCTGGGACTGCGGCGCGTCGGTCAGCCAGATCGTGCCGGTGGTGCTAGGGGATGTCGACCGCACGATGCAGGCGGCCGCGCGGCTGCTGGAGGCCGGCCTGCTGGTCCCCGCTATCCGGCCCCCCACCGTGCCGCCGGGCGAGTCGCTGCTGCGGATCAGCCTGTCGGCGGACCACCGCGAGCAGCAGCTGGAGCGGCTGATCGACGTGTTGGGGGAGAGCTCGTAA
- a CDS encoding M56 family metallopeptidase: MITLDAMLLRGALQVAFFSIALAVIYAGARWLGARAAAATLLWGMVLTLGLTLLVGSPWPRWELRATQRAASPAPAPAASTPQPTAGAVGQNPPVEIAPATIQQFTLSDYAAEFTAALTEPRPVDRNDSVQWSWIVLAATAGVAFGVLRLALGLVSVRKLSRESTPITDEPLLAVLHRLRAELALDAPVAVRESASLSTPATIGWRRPQILLPAGWRTWSDGERHAVLAHELAHIAGRDYLGWIVARLAVAVHFYNPLVRWLAARLQLEQELAADAAAARAVGDRQGYLQTLAALALATPPQRVAGPARTLFPTRSLLMRRVEMLRSPLATLKSRPLTSRLQVAAGCLLALAAVGIAGLRPPTLVAEEPIEVLSYTIAEHEPLPLTLAPEGSMAALSVRPASVVERPEFASLTEYLNSLPPLKETGLRAKDVAELLVIVPEPRRGLAPRIVVRLHDAKTCETLIEKLSAQSNLKEVSGGEHQTWRDASEQLTRYDAATLVIDHYATTENGQPPELLNPLPEWADSWGERNLAVNLWADNQKILATGLRQELQENPQAAMIAPLIEKIRHIVGSLSIDDNARFELTASTDSEQSAKQVAATLEALRVLAQNGLAQQRNNAPEEHREMIMQALDVIDAAVAGLDIKADGSSASMAYEPDQSVAQIAEVATTLLPAVDAARASARRQQGLNNLKQLGLAMHNFYSVHERLPQASSTDYYDYEAKQWRKSEHPHSWRVTLLPFLEQQALYNAYRFDEPWDSEANMRIANTLVPVMVDPNSTSSTNASYFMPVGPDTAFPKDRALTFMDIRDGTSKTILFVQAKRDTPWTKPEDIEVTADGKLPELGGFSQGVFLVALIDGSAHTLSQDMPEDILRAMFTRDGREDYDLSTFRVPR; this comes from the coding sequence ATGATCACGCTTGATGCGATGCTGCTGCGTGGCGCCCTGCAGGTGGCGTTCTTCTCGATTGCCCTCGCGGTCATCTACGCCGGCGCCCGCTGGCTCGGCGCCCGCGCCGCGGCGGCGACGCTGCTGTGGGGCATGGTGCTGACCCTCGGGCTCACCCTGCTGGTAGGCAGCCCTTGGCCGCGGTGGGAGCTGCGCGCCACGCAACGCGCCGCCTCGCCCGCCCCCGCGCCTGCGGCCAGCACGCCGCAACCCACGGCGGGAGCCGTGGGGCAGAACCCACCGGTGGAGATCGCCCCAGCCACGATCCAGCAGTTCACCCTGTCGGACTACGCGGCGGAGTTCACCGCCGCGTTGACCGAGCCACGGCCCGTTGATCGTAATGACAGCGTACAGTGGTCGTGGATCGTGCTGGCCGCCACCGCCGGCGTGGCGTTCGGCGTGCTGCGGCTCGCGCTGGGGCTGGTGAGTGTGCGGAAGTTGTCGCGGGAGAGCACTCCGATTACCGACGAGCCGCTGCTGGCGGTGCTCCACCGGTTGAGAGCCGAGCTGGCGCTCGACGCTCCGGTCGCCGTGCGCGAATCGGCCTCGCTCTCGACGCCGGCCACGATCGGCTGGCGGCGTCCCCAGATCCTGTTGCCGGCCGGCTGGCGCACGTGGTCCGATGGTGAGCGGCACGCGGTGCTGGCTCACGAGCTGGCGCACATTGCCGGCCGTGACTACCTCGGCTGGATCGTGGCGCGGCTGGCCGTGGCTGTCCACTTCTACAACCCGCTGGTGCGGTGGCTGGCGGCGCGGCTGCAGCTCGAACAGGAGCTGGCCGCCGACGCGGCCGCCGCCCGCGCGGTGGGCGATCGGCAGGGCTACCTGCAGACGCTGGCCGCGCTGGCGCTCGCCACCCCGCCGCAGCGGGTCGCCGGCCCCGCGCGCACGCTGTTCCCCACTCGTTCCCTGCTCATGAGGAGAGTCGAGATGCTCCGTTCACCGCTTGCTACGCTGAAGAGTCGACCGCTGACCTCCCGGCTGCAGGTCGCGGCCGGCTGCCTGCTCGCGCTCGCCGCCGTGGGCATCGCGGGGCTGAGGCCGCCTACGCTGGTCGCCGAGGAACCGATTGAGGTCCTGTCGTATACGATCGCCGAACACGAACCGCTGCCGCTGACGCTGGCGCCGGAGGGATCGATGGCGGCGTTGTCGGTGAGGCCGGCGTCCGTGGTGGAACGGCCGGAGTTTGCCAGCCTGACCGAGTACCTCAACAGCCTCCCGCCCCTGAAGGAAACCGGCCTGCGGGCGAAGGACGTCGCCGAGCTGCTTGTCATCGTTCCCGAGCCACGGCGCGGGCTCGCGCCCCGCATCGTTGTCCGGCTCCATGACGCCAAGACCTGTGAGACGCTTATCGAGAAGCTGTCGGCGCAATCAAACTTGAAAGAAGTGTCCGGCGGTGAGCACCAGACATGGAGGGATGCCTCTGAACAACTCACCCGGTACGACGCAGCTACGCTGGTGATCGACCACTACGCCACCACCGAAAACGGCCAGCCGCCCGAGCTGCTGAACCCCCTTCCCGAATGGGCCGACTCCTGGGGCGAGCGCAATCTGGCGGTGAACCTGTGGGCCGACAACCAGAAGATCTTGGCGACGGGCCTGCGGCAGGAGCTGCAAGAGAATCCCCAGGCGGCGATGATCGCCCCGTTGATCGAAAAGATCCGGCATATCGTCGGCTCGCTCTCGATCGATGACAATGCACGGTTTGAGCTGACCGCATCGACCGACAGCGAACAATCCGCCAAGCAGGTCGCGGCGACCCTCGAAGCGCTGCGGGTGCTGGCACAGAACGGGCTTGCTCAGCAACGCAACAACGCGCCGGAGGAGCACCGTGAGATGATTATGCAGGCGTTGGACGTAATCGACGCCGCGGTGGCTGGCCTCGACATCAAGGCCGACGGCTCGTCAGCCAGCATGGCCTATGAGCCCGACCAGTCGGTCGCGCAGATCGCCGAGGTCGCCACGACGCTGCTCCCAGCGGTCGACGCCGCCCGCGCCAGCGCCCGCCGACAACAGGGCCTGAACAACCTGAAACAGCTCGGGCTGGCGATGCACAACTTCTACAGCGTCCACGAACGGCTCCCCCAGGCGAGCAGCACCGACTACTACGACTACGAAGCGAAGCAGTGGCGAAAGAGCGAGCACCCCCACAGCTGGCGGGTGACGCTGCTGCCGTTCCTGGAACAGCAGGCTTTGTACAACGCGTACCGATTCGACGAGCCATGGGACAGCGAGGCGAACATGCGGATCGCCAATACGCTGGTCCCGGTGATGGTCGACCCGAACTCGACCTCCTCGACCAACGCGTCGTACTTCATGCCGGTCGGCCCTGACACGGCGTTCCCCAAGGACAGGGCGCTCACGTTCATGGACATCCGCGACGGCACGTCGAAGACCATTCTGTTCGTCCAGGCTAAGAGGGACACCCCCTGGACGAAGCCCGAAGACATTGAGGTCACCGCCGATGGCAAGCTGCCCGAGCTAGGGGGCTTCAGTCAGGGCGTCTTCCTCGTGGCGTTGATCGACGGGTCGGCCCACACCCTTTCTCAGGACATGCCGGAAGACATCCTGCGGGCGATGTTCACGAGGGACGGCCGCGAGGACTATGACTTGAGCACGTTCCGCGTCCCCCGCTAG
- a CDS encoding BlaI/MecI/CopY family transcriptional regulator, whose product MARPKASELTERELELMHVFWDQGPQTAVDARAALAEQGRDLAYTTVATLIKILVEKKFLKQTGDQRPYTYQPIRSFDEVSGRLVTDLVKRVFQGSREELLVRLLDGRKLSAKERQVLEDILDEGGKR is encoded by the coding sequence ATGGCCCGACCCAAGGCATCGGAGCTCACCGAACGTGAGCTCGAGCTGATGCACGTCTTCTGGGACCAGGGACCGCAGACCGCGGTCGACGCGCGTGCCGCCCTGGCCGAACAAGGCCGCGACCTGGCTTACACCACGGTCGCCACACTGATCAAGATCCTGGTCGAGAAGAAGTTCCTCAAGCAGACCGGCGACCAGCGGCCCTACACGTACCAGCCGATCCGCTCGTTCGACGAGGTCTCGGGGCGGCTGGTCACCGACCTGGTGAAGCGTGTGTTCCAGGGCTCCCGCGAAGAACTGCTAGTGCGGCTCCTGGACGGGAGGAAGCTGTCCGCCAAGGAGCGGCAGGTGCTCGAAGACATCCTCGACGAAGGGGGCAAGCGATGA
- a CDS encoding DUF748 domain-containing protein: MEVLLPALAELFVLIAPALMGVVGLIGSLVACVFELLLLGADVVVHGSIAAASAARRTTREETDRAPSWLRRMADSPAVRKWAHRLLFGFAGLLAVSVLLLLLVNFVFFESAVRFALSRAGAATGVVASFESAEGSLITGRLRLTGVKASRADHPVSDLDVQVDDFDVDLDVFSLLGSEKRVTRVAVSGVTGSYERKQRANQPQESGAKARLVIGELLLEGIALDFQDVSLTGQPVEIALAVDKLEVEELHSSRAAFELLFNANGAGAIDGRPWSIETSHDDGGHIANWRADGLPVATAAQYLGGPLAWMTDGTLSVDTRSDWSLEGEPHLRMDWKLTISDLRAEAPDDLPWLKQGVVKPMVAFLNRNPGELPLEFTVDLDPTGFTGTASPFAVGLGQAVREKAVQELARLAGAQPAEVEQAVKDLGSKLRGFLKRPDEE; the protein is encoded by the coding sequence ATGGAAGTCTTGCTGCCGGCCCTCGCCGAACTGTTCGTGCTCATCGCTCCAGCGCTGATGGGCGTGGTGGGGCTGATTGGGTCACTGGTCGCGTGCGTGTTCGAACTGCTGCTCTTGGGAGCCGACGTTGTTGTGCACGGTTCGATCGCGGCCGCTAGCGCTGCGCGGAGAACCACCCGCGAGGAGACCGACCGTGCGCCGAGCTGGCTCCGTCGGATGGCGGACTCGCCCGCTGTGCGGAAGTGGGCCCACCGGCTGCTGTTCGGCTTCGCCGGTCTGCTCGCGGTAAGCGTGCTGCTGCTCTTGCTTGTCAACTTCGTGTTCTTTGAGTCGGCCGTGAGGTTCGCGCTGTCCCGCGCAGGCGCGGCCACAGGCGTGGTCGCGTCGTTCGAGAGCGCTGAGGGGAGTCTGATCACGGGGCGGCTGAGGCTTACGGGCGTCAAGGCGTCGCGGGCGGATCACCCGGTCTCTGACCTCGATGTGCAGGTCGACGACTTCGACGTCGACCTCGACGTGTTCTCGCTGCTGGGGAGCGAAAAGCGGGTGACGCGCGTTGCGGTGTCGGGCGTGACCGGCAGCTACGAGCGGAAGCAGCGGGCGAACCAGCCGCAGGAGTCGGGCGCCAAGGCCCGGCTTGTGATCGGAGAGCTGCTGCTGGAGGGCATCGCCCTCGACTTCCAAGACGTGAGCCTAACCGGCCAGCCGGTCGAGATTGCGTTGGCGGTCGACAAGCTGGAGGTGGAGGAGCTGCACAGCTCGCGCGCGGCGTTCGAGCTGCTGTTCAACGCCAACGGCGCGGGCGCCATCGACGGGCGGCCGTGGAGCATCGAGACCTCCCACGACGATGGCGGCCACATCGCCAACTGGCGGGCGGACGGCCTGCCCGTGGCGACCGCGGCCCAGTACCTGGGCGGGCCGCTGGCGTGGATGACCGACGGGACCCTGAGCGTCGACACCCGCTCCGACTGGTCACTGGAGGGCGAGCCGCACCTCCGCATGGACTGGAAGCTCACGATCTCTGACCTGCGGGCCGAGGCGCCGGACGACCTGCCATGGCTCAAGCAGGGCGTGGTGAAGCCGATGGTCGCGTTCCTCAACCGGAACCCCGGCGAGCTGCCGCTCGAGTTCACGGTCGACCTCGACCCGACCGGGTTCACGGGGACCGCGTCGCCGTTCGCGGTGGGGCTCGGTCAGGCGGTGCGCGAGAAGGCGGTGCAGGAGCTCGCCCGGCTCGCGGGCGCCCAGCCCGCCGAGGTCGAGCAGGCGGTGAAGGACCTGGGCAGCAAGCTGCGCGGCTTCCTGAAACGCCCCGACGAAGAGTAG